From the genome of Alteromonas stellipolaris:
CAATATTTTGAGCGATATCATCTACGATAAGAATATGCATTGGTGGTAATTGGACAGGTTTTCCTTCTTCCATTGCCATAGGGGCTTTTGCTGGCACAAGCGGTAAGCGGAAGGTAAAAGTACTACCAACGCCAAGCTCGCTTTGCGCACAAATGTTTCCGCCCATCAATTCAACAAGCTGTTTAGAGATAGTTGTGCCTAAACCTGTGCCGCCATACTTTCTACTCATTGACGCGTCAGCTTGGGCGAATGCGTCGAATACACGATTGACCTGCTCGCTATTCATGCCAATACCCGAGTCTTTTACTTTAAAGTAGACAAAAGAGCTGTCACTGGATACTTCTAACACCACACTGCCATCGCCAGTGAATTTAACGGCATTACCAATTAAGTTATTAAGCACCTGCCTAATACGCTCTGGAACACCATTGTAGGCCTCGCGAACTTCGCTCCCCACTTGAACTTCTAATGAAATTCTTTTGCGCTTGGCTTCAAGCCAAAATGTAGAAATCACGGTATCGACTTCTTCGCGAATTATGAAGTCGCGATAATCTAAATCGAGTTTGCCTTTATCTAACTTAGCGCTATCAAGAATATCGTTTAACAGGTGCAGCAGTGAACGTGCAGAGCGATTTACCGTGGTAAGGTGACCGTGCTGTTCTGGCGGCATTTTTTCTGCAAGCATTAAATCACTGAAACCAATAATGGCATTCATTGGCGTTCTTATTTCATGGCTCATATTGGCAAGAAAGTTTGTGCGAGCAGCGGCAGCCTGCTCTGCTCTTTCTTTTGCCGCTTTAAGTTCTTCTTCCATTTCCCTTCGGGCGGTAATATCAGAAATAAAGCCATCTAAATAAATAGTGTTGCCTTGCTCATCAAGGACATGAACACCATGTTCGGTCACCCATCGAATATCACCCGCTTTATTAATAATACGGTACTCAATACTGAATGCTTTATGGGCAGCCACTTCTGCTTCTACGCGCGCCACATCATCGGGGTGACAAAGGGAACCAAACGTAATTTTAGGGTGTGGCAAAATAAAATCATCTGCGGCATATCCCGTTATCTCGCTTACTGCTTGGCTGATAAACTCCATGGGCCAATTAGGCTCATTCAAGCAACGATAAGCCATACCTGGGATATTAGAAATAAAACTTCTGAACTTAGCTTCACTTTCACGCAGCGCATCTTCCATTGCTTTGCGTTTTCTTAAGTCAGAGAAAAAACCAACGAATAAGGCCTTACCATCTACCTTGGTATACCCAATCCCAACCCGAACAGGGATATATTCGCCACCTTTGCCAACAATGACCACCTCTCGGCTGGTTCCAATTATTTGCTCAGTCGGTACTGATTTTTGTTCAAAGAAATCACTGCTGTAAATTGATTTTTTGTCATCTGGCGCCAGTATTTTGCCTTGTTGACCAATAAGTTCCTCCGGTGAATATCCTGTCACCGCAGTGACTGCCGGGTTAGCGGTTTTAATAATGCCGGTACTGTCTACTGTAATAATGGCATCTACCGCAATATCCGTAATAGCCCGCTGAATTCGTTCGCTCTCGATAGCACGTGAACTGACATCTTTGTACTTAAACAACAAGGTAATACCCAGCACTAATGCAATGAGCGTAACCGTAACCATTGCAATTGAAAGTGCTAGATAAATTGATATTTCAGAAGGCTGTGAAGTAAATTCCATCCCTGGCGGCATAACAAATCTGGCTGCTAACATTCCCGTGTAATGCATACCTGCTATGGCAAGGCCCATTACAATACTTGCAATTAAAGCATCCCTTCCCAAGCTCGACTTTTTTATCCCCACAGCACTTAGGCCAAATTTGATCCATAGGGCCAGCATCGCGAGGCAAACTGCGACAACAATTGAGAGTATAAATAATGAAGGGCTGTAGCGAAGTAAAGGCGACATTTCCATAGCCGCCATACCGCTGTAGTGCATGGTGCCGATGCCTGACCCCACAAGCACGCCGCCAGTTAATATTTCGGTGAATGAAATGGTAGGCTTTGTCATGAGGTAAAGCGCTACCCAAGCCGCGGCTATGCCCGGTAATGCAGACGCTAAGGTTATCCCTACGTCATAGGAAACGGCGGTGCACAACTCAAAGGCGAGCATACCCAAAAAGTGCATGGCCCATATCCCGCCCCCCATGGCGATACTACCCGCACTGAGTAAGGTGTATTTTCTGAATTTATTAGTAGAAACGGCGGCCTGAGTGGCGACGTTAAATGCCATAAATGACGCAAAAATAGCAATCGTTAACGATAGTGCTACTAAGCCAAAGTCATAACTTCCATCGAGCAAGGTGACCTCTTGCCCTATCGTAAAATATTCTTGAATCATACTACCCAAAAGCGCGCATTTCGAAGCGAAGGAAATTTAAGAATTATCAAATATACCAAGGGTATATTTCTTCTTTTTCTATTATTAGGGTTACTTTTACCATTTTACGTTCACTAATTAAATATGCGCTGTAAATTAAATTGGCCAAGCGTGTGCCGGCAATCCCGCTTAAGAGCCAGGCATATATATGAGCTTTGGCAATTAAGCGAAAGCTACCACCTTTGGTGCATGCAAAGGCTTTACTGAGAAATTTAGGATGGTCTGTATTGACAACAAAACAGGGGGTTAGCGTGAAGACATATAATGAAGTGAAGTAATTAAGAAATGAAAATCAAGAAGCTGTGCTTTAGAAACAAAAAACCCCGGCATAAGCCAGGGTTATAATGTGGTTGCGGGAGCAGGATTTGAACCTACGACCTTCGGGTTATGAGCCCGACGAGCTACCAGACTGCTCCATCCCGCGTCTGTACATTTAACTGCTTGCCTCTATACTTAGACAACTCAGTATTTAAATCGTTTAATTTTCTGTGGTTGCGGGAGCAGGATTTGAACCTACGACCTTCGGGTTATGAGCCCGACGAGCTACCAGACTGCTCCATCCCGCGCCAGAAAATAACGTTGTTGGCTTGAGGTGTTTGATGCCTCCCTTCAACGTGGGGCGTATTATACATACGCACTTTTGTAACACAAGGACTTATTACTTAATTATTTCACTTTTCTGACTGAACGCTTTAATTTTAATCGTTACGTTCAATCGGCAAACAATTCAAGGTTAATAATTAAACGTTTAGGGTTTAAAGCTTTCCATTTTTGTTGCCAGTTTAAAATCTAATTCGCTTAAACCACCCACATCATGCGTCGTTAATTTCACTTCAACGCGGTTATAAACATTAAACCATTCCGGATGATGCTTTAATTTCTCTGCCCAGATAGCAATTTGTGACATCCAACCGAATGCCCGAATGAAACTTTTAAAGGTAAATGTCTTTTCAATCGCATTATCGCTTAATGTCCACCGTTCGTTTTCCTCAAGCCCTTCATTTAACATATTGAGATTTTCTTGGATTTCTTCACGGGTTAATATTGTACTCATATAGGCCTCCTTCGCTTATAGTAAACAATGTAACCAATACGCTTTGTGAATTCAGCTTTTTAGATAAGAAAGTGTCATAGTAAAAATGCAGATGTTGGCGAGAATTCTTTACATAAAAAAGCGGCCTATGGGATGCGCATTTTCATGAACACTTAACATAGGCCGCTAGGTTTGTTTGGTTAAGAAGATTGAGTTTTAAAACTCTACCGCTAACCGTGCATAAATTTGACGCCCACGGGGGTCATGCACTTTTGAATCAAAACCACTATTGGTAAACAACTGAGGAGGATCTTCATCAAATAAGTTCAATCCGCCTACAGTGACAACATAACTTTGTTCCGTTTCAAATAGCGAACCTAAGTCGATGTTGTACTGAGCATCTACTGTGACATGGCTATCTACTTCGTATAAACCATTTGTACAGGCACCTAAGTTTGTAGTGCCATCTGAGCAGTTTTGGTCATCATCGTACGAAGAAATGTAACGAACAAATAAGTTAGCCGCGTGAATGTCGTTTTTCCACGCAAGACCGAAGTTCATTCTAAGTTCAGGTGAAGAAACCCCGATATTGTTGAAGTTTCTGCGCCCTGCCCCGTCAATATTACCCGCTTGTGGATCCATCAGGTCATATTTCATCGTGTAGGTACCGTTTAAAGATGGCGTGAAACTACCAAACTCAGTGTCAATCTTGTAACTAGTCACAAAATCGATACCCGACGTTTCCATCTCACTTGCATTCACGTAAGTGTTGTTAACTTGTAACACAGGGCCATTTAACGGGTCGCCAGCACGAATAATGCGGTCGGTATCGGTAGGGTCAAGATTTAATACTGCTTGCGCATTTTCCTGAATGATTAAATCTTTGAACTCAAAGTTCCAGTAATCAAGCTCAATAGAGAAATCTCTGAAAGGTTCGTATGAAAAACCAATATTATATGCGGTAGATTCTTCTGGTTTTAGATCTTCGTTACCTGAGGTTCTTACTGCAACAAACGCTGTAGCCCCTTGTACTGGGTCGATAAGCTGTTGTAGAGACGTAGCGCCACCTTGTGCTAAGAACACGGTAGGTGCTCTGAACGATGTAGACACCGAACCCCGTAGTGAAAACTCATCGGTAGCGCGATAGGACACAGCAAGTTTAGGGTCTACTGTGCTACCAATGCTACCGCCGTAGTCTTCATAACGAACGGCAAGTTGAACGTCTAAATCTTCACTTAATGGTAAAGCAAGTTCACCAAAGGCAGCCCATACGTCTTGGCTTCCATCAATATCTGGATTACCTATAACGAAGGTGAAGCTGTCTTGGTTAGCCAAATCATCATAATCTTGGCTTAACTGCTCTTCGCGATATTGCACACCTACTGCTAACGCGGCAAACCCACTACTCATTTCAAAGATATCGAATGAAGTAAATGCTTCGAACACTTCAAGATCAGCTTTTGAATCTATGATTTCTGTGCCGGTGAACGAATCAACCACGTAATCAGAGTTAGGTGCTGACGAATAAGAAGTAGCAAAAGGATTGAAGAATTCACAATTTCCTTCGCCTGGTGTTCCTGCAATAGGATCACATGCCGAG
Proteins encoded in this window:
- a CDS encoding 4a-hydroxytetrahydrobiopterin dehydratase, whose protein sequence is MSTILTREEIQENLNMLNEGLEENERWTLSDNAIEKTFTFKSFIRAFGWMSQIAIWAEKLKHHPEWFNVYNRVEVKLTTHDVGGLSELDFKLATKMESFKP
- a CDS encoding MHYT domain-containing protein, coding for MIQEYFTIGQEVTLLDGSYDFGLVALSLTIAIFASFMAFNVATQAAVSTNKFRKYTLLSAGSIAMGGGIWAMHFLGMLAFELCTAVSYDVGITLASALPGIAAAWVALYLMTKPTISFTEILTGGVLVGSGIGTMHYSGMAAMEMSPLLRYSPSLFILSIVVAVCLAMLALWIKFGLSAVGIKKSSLGRDALIASIVMGLAIAGMHYTGMLAARFVMPPGMEFTSQPSEISIYLALSIAMVTVTLIALVLGITLLFKYKDVSSRAIESERIQRAITDIAVDAIITVDSTGIIKTANPAVTAVTGYSPEELIGQQGKILAPDDKKSIYSSDFFEQKSVPTEQIIGTSREVVIVGKGGEYIPVRVGIGYTKVDGKALFVGFFSDLRKRKAMEDALRESEAKFRSFISNIPGMAYRCLNEPNWPMEFISQAVSEITGYAADDFILPHPKITFGSLCHPDDVARVEAEVAAHKAFSIEYRIINKAGDIRWVTEHGVHVLDEQGNTIYLDGFISDITARREMEEELKAAKERAEQAAAARTNFLANMSHEIRTPMNAIIGFSDLMLAEKMPPEQHGHLTTVNRSARSLLHLLNDILDSAKLDKGKLDLDYRDFIIREEVDTVISTFWLEAKRKRISLEVQVGSEVREAYNGVPERIRQVLNNLIGNAVKFTGDGSVVLEVSSDSSFVYFKVKDSGIGMNSEQVNRVFDAFAQADASMSRKYGGTGLGTTISKQLVELMGGNICAQSELGVGSTFTFRLPLVPAKAPMAMEEGKPVQLPPMHILIVDDIAQNIDLLSLLLSRSGHTVEVARDGQEALEKMNIPGIELVLMDLQMPVLDGLEASILRRKYEVEHGLPPMPIIALTASVLVQDRHAATDAGMDGFANKPIDYPVLTREMARVLGKEIDESATLVVNNDKSEKPKLSKVVDVNRAIMLWGDAQTHRNEVARFTRENEAKIAQISTAILDNDAAKTASLAHGIKGVAGNLCLNPLMSVCRDIEKNAHAGELDISTVQILKKSFNEVITWLQGTHETKTVHVKQDVNYTVLLEHLTKLKRSVEQNMLDEDELQEVKALAGGEYKDTIASIIMDIDDFEFERAEAQLVELIDTLATETETQ
- a CDS encoding TonB-dependent receptor plug domain-containing protein gives rise to the protein MKFKTRKTAVAALVSSALFCSPFLAYAQDANEEVEAESKSKKDVELILVTGSFVRRSENFESPSPLAVVDSVAIDSIGAKNIADITQTLTINTGAENNPDAFTQNATAGTSNINLRGLGVASTLVLLNNKRQVVTAQPTNEGLNFVDTSSLVPMIAIDRMEVVKDGASALYGSDAVAGVVNFITKRNYDGAMVSVDYQDGAHGDNKEYIFQGLWGATGDNGSVLAAISYTNRSPLFLSDRRLSRPEDDTSALGNPASYFVTIPGAGALPIIDPYGCEEFGGAPNLLAPSGTIPGLEVGFCGFDFGKFYSYVADESRINSYVRADYEFANDITWTAELSMARNRAERGGAPSFPILTSPIVPDYHPQNPFGQSVAFFGRAEGNGFDGDPANTESDTFRFSTNLQGVTDSGFWEVSYTRAVNDFLFKVPDVLNTEFQLALYGLGGSACDPIAGTPGEGNCEFFNPFATSYSSAPNSDYVVDSFTGTEIIDSKADLEVFEAFTSFDIFEMSSGFAALAVGVQYREEQLSQDYDDLANQDSFTFVIGNPDIDGSQDVWAAFGELALPLSEDLDVQLAVRYEDYGGSIGSTVDPKLAVSYRATDEFSLRGSVSTSFRAPTVFLAQGGATSLQQLIDPVQGATAFVAVRTSGNEDLKPEESTAYNIGFSYEPFRDFSIELDYWNFEFKDLIIQENAQAVLNLDPTDTDRIIRAGDPLNGPVLQVNNTYVNASEMETSGIDFVTSYKIDTEFGSFTPSLNGTYTMKYDLMDPQAGNIDGAGRRNFNNIGVSSPELRMNFGLAWKNDIHAANLFVRYISSYDDDQNCSDGTTNLGACTNGLYEVDSHVTVDAQYNIDLGSLFETEQSYVVTVGGLNLFDEDPPQLFTNSGFDSKVHDPRGRQIYARLAVEF